A genomic stretch from Plasmodium reichenowi strain SY57 chromosome 4, whole genome shotgun sequence includes:
- a CDS encoding DNA polymerase alpha: MSSVFDKLKKQRSKECKATDFYEVKNKNDEIYEVVDEEGYMKNKRSLQNFIVGGDKDFDSSDDVIVENINFTLLKKKNVDKEPKVKRNQTLDDFIREKKLRKTLSGNKLSKEEIHKTKNIEELMDQNTSSDSDGESRTRKRRTRESYENSMYKNMNKSSCYIRSKDYEYNIYDMKDTNEYNKKTIENNNNNNNNNYYYNYNNNYNDMSFPNKDIEYSKYTKVKNEKEDIDTHQPYDIHKDMGSSLKKKENYVKQEEPSNIVNVGNDEDINEKKNKSHLMKNELILKKEIQIKENEEKIKEVKEQGSKNNNNKNNNNDNNNLTCSSNNNNNNNVDDFYNEYILNEMNISPLFIKIENESLKKEEKKLKENNINDKEEDILENDIDSEMVKNKYEQLIKYEENNNLFVNVYVFDICKHRNSIILFGKTLTKFKKYKSISIFIENLDRYYYFLLNKNKVYYENGEEIKFNHEKFKIHIMSEFLEEFKIIREYHKIKMAKYKIVKRKNLNLSSCDEELYIKVLYSYNNDPIHEKFQKGSSYLSFYCCNEDVVENFIIKKNFKLPCWIKIKNLRKNDLSNLTYCYFDCIVEDKKSILLCDKVHEKKVDISKNIDEQSSTKINNVNSNNNNNNNNNNNSNSNNFGRVIISDDGPKKIEQTYQQLSDINLNKLYIKVVSLLNEENVHEIFSICSLVQIDKLKYINFCGISRKYSKKGTTYNYNKTLCKLFDNEKELLHTFLEKIKDLDIDIYIGYNILNFDLEFLIHRCNVHNLNSYILSRKKKMKKNEKMKVNKFNGTNSTGSMYNIIQNIKGRLIVDIYLLCKDSIKLTTYCLDEIIDHVKNKFQDKSKQVTNKTNKSTNLNKTNYANQQSVVSQQSVVSQQSVTSQSTQSSQANQSNHTNNTYHTNQSTQMNYVKTEEDIHASNKATGNHDIPTDVASTNRHKSSNTHINIFKDFLVNNINLINCSNIHLYDAQSIIENHLNTYVNSQIFCINETVNVCNILQIIEKTRDLTKLSGYIWMRSLLCYTSERVEFFLLHEYNKKKFITPIIKKRTKKIETNQMKNKNTAKYLGGLVLDPLCGYYDTFVLYLDFNSLYPSIIIEYNVCFSTLKLKNCNVSIEDNKLNTKRNGNINNDYEKNVHSDAEKNVHSDAEKNIHSDAEKNIHSDDEKNIHSDDEKIYNNDKSYNKLEDDNLLENNVEIDEFDRSKPGILPCILKSLVEKRSVIKKLISNEKNKEKKELLLIQSLSIKLISNSIYGCLGNTNNRFYAKHIASYITSKGRNLLQHTKFKVEKEFNLKVIYGDTDSIMIDTGIKANNINNYKESFKLAHLIKNSINKNYKKLELDLECIFSKLLLLKKKKYACAKVIDNNLEKYEYEMKGINFIKRDFSKISKLIGNEVLRIIFTNRDMDAKNIPVPIENDLSEQIHEYLRNINQRIQNDEFDLDYYIITKKLTKNVHEYQDKNSLGHVLVAERMIKDGYNICVNKEIQYCVCTSEDASRFYKKSSEKLNNSQCCFSINEIKKYNLKIDKEYYIRNQILSPINRLCQYIEGTSAEKLSSCFNIYDVKEIKTDKQIEENYLETNVLSLLNESDERFKDIHLKGFLVCSNCMHNVKPNIFIKYFKCNKCLTYLSIEQIRNYIFSFIHHLCNTFYKQLYICQGCTLKTRRIFLKNDKNCPNVNCEYNKNSLKPLISKKYIYLILEYFLFLLKDNLKKIPSNEVEKTKSEQLNETQDTNNEKDITSNEKEEAKDQNGSISNIHDDINNEHSEKNNHNIYNNNKKNNSNGNNNSNNNNNDNNNDNNNNKDIENEEYCNDFIVCLCIDEGFKTYIIHDDINKYKNIKVEAYDDICKYRELSVNITKGLKMKYPNISNFLSYLNLRNNVFFINYNEERDIIRNSIKYIVQNNIYSQIFFDQVFSIFHLPLSTHITEM, translated from the exons ATGAGTAGTGTTTTTGATAAACTCAAGAAACAGAGATCAAAGGAATGTAAGGCGACGGATTTTTATGAG gttaaaaataaaaatgatgaaatatACGAAGTAGTGGATGAGGAAGGgtatatgaaaaataaaaggtCCTTACAAAATTTTATAGTTGGAG GTGATAAAGATTTTGATTCAAGTGATGATGTGATTGtggaaaatattaattttactttattgaaaaaaaaaa ATGTTGATAAAGAACCCAAAGTCAAGAGAAATCAAACCCTAGATGATTTCATACGAGAAAAGAAACTTCGAAAAACGTTGTCAGGAAATAAATTAAGCAAAGAAGAAATTcacaaaacaaaaaatatcGAAGAACTTATGGACCAGAATACGTCAAGTGATAGTGATGGAGAATCCAGAACAAGAAAAAGGAGAACTAGGGAATCCTATGAAAATAgtatgtataaaaatatgaacaaatCAAGTTGTTATATTAGAAGTAAAGATTATgagtataatatatatgatatgaaagatacaaatgaatataataaaaaaacaatcgaaaataataataataataataataataattactattataattataataataattataatgatatgtCTTTTCCTAATAAAGATATAGAATATTCAAAGTATACTAAAGTAAAGaatgaaaaagaagatataGATACACATCAACCATATGATATACATAAAGATATGGGATCATctcttaaaaaaaaagaaaactATGTTAAACAAGAAGAACCATCAAATATAGTAAATGTTGGTAATGATGAGGacataaatgaaaaaaaaaataaaagtcatcttatgaaaaatgaattaatacttaaaaaggaaattcaaattaaagaaaatgaggaaaaaataaaagaagtAAAAGAACAAGGCTCCaaaaataacaacaataaaaataataataatgacaataataatCTTACATGTAGTagcaataataataataataacaatgtAGATGATTTTTATAACGAATATATCCTAAACGAAATGAATATATCACCactttttattaaaattgaaaatgagagcttaaaaaaagaagagaaaaaattaaaagaaaataatataaacgATAAAGAGGAAGATATATTAGAAAATGATATAGATTCTGAAATggtaaaaaataaatatgaacaattaATAAAgtatgaagaaaataataatttatttgtaaatgtatatgtttTTGATATATGTAAGCATAGAAATagtataatattatttggTAAAACTTTaacaaaatttaaaaaatataaaagtataagtatatttatagaaaatttagatagatattattatttcttattaaataaaaataaagtatattatgaaaacggtgaagaaataaaatttaatcatgaaaaatttaaaattcatattatGTCTGAATTTTTAGAAGAATTCAAAATTATAAGAGaatatcataaaataaaaatggcaaaatataaaatcgttaaaagaaaaaatttaaatttatcTTCATGTGACgaagaattatatataaaggttttatattcttataataaCGATCCTATACATGAAAAGTTTCAAAAGGGTAGTTCCtatttatctttttattgTTGTAATGAAGATGTTGTAGAAAActttattataaagaaaaattttaaattacCTTGTtggataaaaataaaaaatttaagaaaaaatgatttaaGCAATTTAACATATTGTTATTTTGATTGTATCGTAGAAGATAAAAAGAGTATATTATTGTGTGATAAGGTTCATGAGAAGAAAGTTGATataagtaaaaatatagacGAACAGAGCAGcacaaaaattaataatgttaatagtaacaacaacaataacaataacaataataataatagtaatagtaataattttgGTAGAGTTATAATATCTGACGATGGACCGAAAAAGATCGAACAAACATACCAACAATTGTCtgatattaatttaaataaattatatataaaagttGTGTCTCtattaaatgaagaaaatgtaCATGAGATTTTTAGTATATGTAGTTTGGTACAAATAGATAaattgaaatatataaatttctGTGGTATTTCTAGAAAATATTCAAAGAAAGGAACAAcgtataattataataaaacattatGTAAATTGTTtgataatgaaaaagaattattacatacatttttagaaaaaattaaagatctagatatagatatatatattggtTATAATATACTTAATTTTGATCTGgaatttttaatacataGATGTAATGtacataatttaaattCTTATATCCTAagtagaaaaaaaaaaatgaaaaaaaatgaaaaaatgaaagttaataaatttaatgGTACCAACAGCACAGGATctatgtataatattatacaaaatattaaagGAAGATTAATTGTAGATATATATCTTCTATGTAAAGATTCTATTAAATTAACAACTTATTGTTTAGATGAAATTATAGATCATgtcaaaaataaatttcaAGACAAATCTAAACAAGTCacaaataaaacaaataaatcAACAAATTTGAATAAGACAAATTATGCAAATCAACAAAGTGTCGTAAGTCAACAAAGTGTTGTAAGTCAACAAAGTGTTACAAGCCAATCTACACAAAGTAGCCAAGCCAATCAATCAAACCatacaaataatacatatCATACAAATCAAAGTACCCAAATGAACTATGTAAAAACCGAAGAGGATATCCATGCTTCAAACAAAGCAACAGGTAATCATGATATTCCGACTGATGTTGCATCCACAAACAGACACAAAAGTAGCaatacacatataaatatcttCAAAGATTTTCTAGTAAATAACATAAACCTTATAAATTGTAGCAACatacatttatatgatGCCCAATCGATTATAGAAAACCATttaaatacatatgtaAACAGTCAAATATTCTGTATTAATGAAACGGTCAATgtatgtaatatattacaaattATTGAAAAAACAAGGGATTTGACGAAATTGAGTGGATATATATGGATGAGAAGTTTATTATGTTATACAAGTGAACGAGTTGAATTCTTTTTATTGCATGAATATAACAAGAAAAAGTTTATTACACccataataaaaaagagaactaaaaaaattgaaaccaatcaaatgaaaaataaaaatactGCTAAGTATTTGGGGGGGTTAGTATTAGATCCCTTATGTGGTTACTATGATACGTTCGTGTTATATTTAGATTTTAATAGTCTATATCCATCTATTATTATAGAATATAATGTATGTTTTAGTACTCTCAAGTTAAAAAATTGTAACGTATCCATAGAGGACAATAAGTTAAACACAAAAAGGAATGGCAACATCAATAATgattatgaaaaaaatgttcaTAGTGATGCtgaaaaaaatgttcaTAGTGATGctgaaaaaaatattcatagTGATGctgaaaaaaatattcatagtgatgatgaaaaaaatattcatagtgatgatgaaaaaatttataataatgataagagttataataaattagaGGATGATAACCTACTAGAGAACAATGTAGAAATAGACGAATTCGATAGAAGCAAACCAGGGATTTTACCATGTATTTTAAAATCTTTAGTAGAAAAAAGATCagttattaaaaaattaatttcaaatgaaaaaaataaagaaaagaaagaattattattaatacaaTCTTTATCAATAAAATTAATCAGTAATAGTATTTATGGTTGTTTAGGAAATACAAATAATCGATTTTATGCTAAACATATAGCTTCTTATATAACATCCAAAGGAAGAAATTTATTACAACATACAAAATTTAAGGtagaaaaagaatttaaTCTAAAAGTTATTTATGGTGATACAGATTCTATCATGATAGATACTGGTATTAAAGctaataatattaataattataaagaatCATTCAAATTAGCGCATCTCATAAAAAAtagtattaataaaaattataaaaaattagaatTAGATCTAGAATGTATTTTTagtaaattattattactcaaaaaaaaaaaatatgcatGCGCAAAAGTTATAGATAATAATctagaaaaatatgaatatgaaATGAAAGGAatcaattttattaaaagagATTTTAGTAAAATATCCAAACTTATTGGTAATGAGGTATtaagaattatatttacaaacAGAGACATGGATGCAAAAAATATTCCTGTCCCTATAGAAAATGATTTATCTGAGCAGATACATGAGTATTTGAGAAACATAAACCAGAGGATACAAAACGATGA ATTCGATTTGGactattatattattactaaaAAGCTTACAAAGAATGTACATGAATACCAAGATAAGAATTCATTAGGACACGTACTTGTAGCAGAAAGGATGATAAAAGACGGATATAACATTTGTgtaaataaagaaatacaATATTGTGTATGTACAAGTGAAGATGCTTCTAGGTTTTATAAAAAGTCGAgtgaaaaattaaataacTCTCAGTGTTGTTTTAgtataaatgaaataaaaaaatataatttaaaaatagataaagaatattatataaggAATCAAATTCTTTCTCCTATTAATAGATTATGTCAATATATTGAGGGTACTAGTGCTGaaaaattatcatcatgttttaatatatatgatgttaaagaaataaaaacaGATAAACAAATAgaagaaaattatttagAAACAAATGTGttatctttattaaatgaatcAGATGAAAGATTTAAGGATATCCATTTAAAAGGATTTTTAGTATGTTCAAATTGTATGCATAATGTAAAAccaaatatatttattaaatattttaaatgtaataaatgTCTTACATATTTATCTATAGAGCAAATACGAAATTACATATTCTCATTTATTCATCATTTATGTAATACATTCTAtaaacaattatatatatgtcaAGGATGTACATTAAAAACAAGAcgtatatttttaaaaaacgATAAAAATTGTCCAAATGTCAATTgtgaatataataaaaattctttaaaacctttaatatcaaaaaaatatatctatttaatattagagtatttcttattcttattaaaggacaatttaaaaaaaataccCTCGAATGAGGTTGAAAAAACGAAGTCAGAGCAATTAAATGAAACACAGGACACAAACAATGAAAAGGATATCACAAGCaatgaaaaagaagaagCAAAAGATCAAAATGGTTCTATATCAAATATAcatgatgatataaataatgaacattctgaaaaaaataatcataacatatataataataataaaaaaaataatagtaatggtaataataatagtaataataataataatgacaataataatgacaataataataataaagatatagAGAATGAAGAATATTGTAACGATTTTATTGTCTGTTTGTGTATAGATGAAGGCTTTAAaacttatattattcatgatgatattaacaaatataaaaatataaaagttGAAGcatatgatgatatatGCAAATATAGAGAATTAAGTGTTAATATTACCAAAGgattaaaaatgaaatatcCAAATATATCTAACTTTCTTTCCTATCTAAATTTAAGAAAcaatgttttttttattaattataatgaagaaagagatattataagaaattcaatcaaatatattgtacagaataatatatattcacaaatattttttgatcAAGTTTTTTCAATCTTTCATTTACCATTATCAACTCACATAACagaaatgtaa
- a CDS encoding hypothetical protein (conserved Plasmodium protein, unknown function), with amino-acid sequence MTGFNGKDQLTEMNVLQNEMKDININDRIHNEDSNVNHNIYNNEMINSNSNNNNSNNNNIYNDHNNSHMYNNIYKNNSYNDGNSTCSGNNNTYNESNFLNDRGEEDEDYYYNNNNNNNINNNYNNNNYNNNYISSSYNYNNKATNEVKEILNCDYCNKHVYPLIKTYTPLFVYIMIIILFVFISFFTIFLLPLLYLTFKQKKYICPYCEKNLTSSEKLFKVKRENQILTFQFPKCAIIISAKYLALFLSLIFLIFFFYIIRITSHFNLDNFVKGPYITSSWIDYLEDCGNKSQFRNKFNSIHNFKKLYYSNTVLWRGSFFQIKEGFLNSNSLYIKMNPSEYKYDRPDIRALFNNNLISQIENLQKNDYIEFECTLIEISKNKSPHLCLLWNVKLIEKYQPKNLSMVDFVKHLSILDMINSHANPNPFFINLNNKDSDIPASIKVLHFSSNGFNEPNIIHTNDPYMLNIMEREHIEPNMKFGHFERKSLPFLDDEEEEEEEEEQEEQEEQEEGDNEDGHPYEFNQYEEPFINDPDDDINIFDDTVYGVPRNVSSFNHNSETFKNDVNPYEYEVSSMYDRDVREEKGPILKDNEHDNKRDSIKDSEHDNKRDNIKDSEHDNKRDSIKDNEHDNKRDSIKDSEHDNKRDSIKDNEHDNKRDSIKDNEHDNKRDNIKDNEHDNKRDNIKDNKHDNNQDNIKDNKHDNNQDNIKDSVPLNEQTGVSNDTPQNLSSDASKSVPKDVQNKVKNEKTQTKQIKKNTQKDNKTTKKMKK; translated from the coding sequence aTGACGGGGTTTAATGGTAAAGATCAACTAACCGAAATGAACGTCTTACAGAACGAAATGAaggatataaatataaatgacCGTATACATAATGAGGATAGTAACGTTAaccataatatatataataatgaaatgattaatagtaatagtaataataataatagtaataataataatatatataatgatcataataatagtcatatgtataataatatttataaaaataattcttataaTGATGGGAATAGTACATGTAGTGGAAATAACAACACGTACAATGAAAGCAATTTTTTGAATGATAGAGGTGAAGAAGACGaagattattattataacaacaacaataataataatattaataataattataataataataattataataataattatattagTAGTAGTtacaattataataataaagcTACAAATGAGgttaaagaaatattaaattgtGATTATTGTAATAAACATGTTTATCCTTTAATTAAAACTTATACTCctttatttgtttatattatgattattatattattcgtatttatatctttttttactatatttttactacccttattatatttaacatttaaacaaaagaaatatatttgtcCTTATTGTGAAAAGAATTTAACTTCATcagaaaaattatttaaagtAAAAAGAGAAAATCAGATTTTAACATTTCAGTTTCCTAAGTGTGCAATTATTATATCAGCAAAATATTTAGCATTATTTTTGtctttaatatttcttatttttttcttttatattataagaataacTAGTCATTTTAATTTAGATAATTTTGTCAAAGGTCCTTATATCACCTCCTCATGGATAGATTACTTAGAAGACTGTGGTAATAAATCGCAGTTCagaaataaatttaatagtatacataattttaaaaaattatattatagtAATACTGTTCTATGGAGAGGTAgtttttttcaaataaaagaaggatttttaaatagtaattctttatatatcaaaatgAATCCATCcgaatataaatatgatagACCAGATATTAGAGCACtctttaataataatttgatTTCTCAAATTGaaaatttacaaaaaaatgattatatCGAATTTGAATGTACCTTAATAGAAataagtaaaaataaaagtcCACATTTATGTCTTCTATGGAATGTTAAActtatagaaaaatatcAACCAAAAAATTTAAGTATGGTTGATTTTGTAAAACATTTATCTATTCTAGATATGATCAATAGTCATGCTAATCCTAATCCTTTCTTTATCAAtctaaataataaagattCAGATATACCAGCATCTATCAAAGTTCTACATTTCTCATCAAATGGATTCAATGAACctaatattatacatactAATGATCcatatatgttaaatatTATGGAACGAGAACATATAGAACCTAATATGAAATTTGGACACTTTGAAAGAAAATCTTTGCCCTTTCTCGATGATGAAGAggaagaagaagaagaagaagaacAAGAAGAACAAGAAGAACAAGAAGAAGGAGACAACGAAGATGGGCATCCTTACGAATTTAACCAATATGAGGAACCATTCATAAATGATCCGGATgatgatattaatatattcgATGATACTGTGTATGGAGTTCCTAGAAATGTCTCAAGTTTTAATCACAATTCTGAaacttttaaaaatgatgtGAACCCATATGAATATGAGGTCTCATCTATGTATGATCGAGATGTTAGAGAGGAAAAGGGTCCGATCTTAAAAGATAATGAAcatgataataaaagagATAGTATAAAAGATAGTGAAcatgataataaaagagataatataaaagatagtgaacatgataataaaagagatagtataaaagataatgaacatgataataaaagagATAGTATAAAAGATAGTGAAcatgataataaaagagatagtataaaagataatgaacatgataataaaagagatagtataaaagataatgagcatgataataaaagagataatataaaagataatgagcatgataataaaagagataatataaaagataataaacATGATAACAATcaagataatataaaagacAATAAACATGATAACAATCAAGacaatataaaagataGTGTACCCCTTAATGAACAAACGGGTGTATCAAATGATACACCACAGAATTTATCAAGTGATGCATCAAAATCTGTACCAAAGGATGTACAAAATAAAgtgaaaaatgaaaagacACAAACAAAACAGatcaaaaaaaacacacaaaaagataataaaacaacaaagaaaatgaaaaagtaa
- a CDS encoding mitochondrial ribosomal protein S12 precursor, putative encodes MFFTLSNKFSYKKGTHVIVKCNPFIINNFFFKKWIYKTPYDKSKIIFSKMKNGIIGENKYNNICNNPALNDNRITNISYIHDDKIRKNKTHIRNNNNDINNIDNIDNNDIFISTHTFNHSFLFNSVKRSFSTKNIRGRLFYKRRPKQIPKLKKKNWRSKWLEGAPQKRGICLKVRVQTPKKPNSGLKKIARVRLSTGRIVSVYIPGIGHNLNTHSIILVRGGRCKDIPGCNYKAIRGVYDLLPVKNRFRGRSKYGVKLSEDKRKHLLERYNFKHITIKKDRDEFNKYKWFNYVDKDKKLREKPLDPEENVPINIFHFNTYYRNKKFQQNSDI; translated from the coding sequence ATGTTTTTTACCTTATCCAATAAGTTTAGTTATAAAAAGGGTACCCATGTAATTGTAAAATGTAAtccttttattataaataattttttttttaaaaaatggatatataaaacacCATATGATAAGagtaaaataattttttccaaaatgaaaaatggGATAATAggagaaaataaatataataacatatgTAATAATCCTGCGTTAAATGATAATCgtattacaaatatatcatatatacatgatgataaaataaggaaaaataaaaccCACATAAgaaacaataataatgatattaataatattgataatattgataataatgatatatttattagtACACATACATTTAATCATTCCTTTTTGTTCAACAGTGTAAAACGTTCATTTAGCACAAAAAATATTCGAGGAagattattttataaaagaagaCCAAAGCAAATACCAAAActaaaaaagaaaaactGGAGATCTAAATGGTTAGAAGGAGCTCCACAAAAAAGAGGAATATGTTTAAAGGTTCGGGTTCAAACACCAAAGAAACCAAATTCTGGTTTAAAGAAAATAGCTAGAGTCAGGTTGTCTACGGGTAGAATAGTATCAGTATATATACCAGGTATAGGGCACAATTTAAATACTCATAGTATTATATTAGTAAGAGGTGGTAGATGTAAAGATATTCCTGGATGTAATTATAAAGCAATCAGAGGTgtatatgatttattacCAGTAAAAAATAGATTTCGTGGTAGAAGTAAATATGGTGTTAAACTTTCAGAAGATAAAAGAAAACATTTATTGGAAAGATACAATTTTAAACATATCActattaaaaaagatagAGATGAattcaataaatataaatggtTCAATTATGTAGACAAAGATAAAAAACTACGCGAAAAACCATTAGACCCTGAAGAAAATGTACCTATTAATATCTTCCACTTTAATACTTACTACaggaataaaaaatttcaaCAAAATAGTGATATCTGA
- a CDS encoding hypothetical protein (conserved Plasmodium protein, unknown function), whose amino-acid sequence MKIESRLDFRNFDGLLPVHIDIDKINEEKKTCKYISGNVNPDIYNKNTNNKLTKVIGGNYIYDIIKENKNENKVLLGNGSSSIVITTLIGPNSNNSIYNKNYEDSLFHIKIKNIQGYRTEREKIFEQVITKLFEKILDQNLYKFQQFSVRVQILYECSFILSSIINSIILNFIYNNISLNYVINSINIGIVDKEKYEQFIKQKYTSSEYTFLENSLKYHINENTDQYQINKDQNLFYTTYNSTYIPKILLDPLDEEIQTYCSSAFCFVIAPDYHKVLSNYLIKNNLGISSDIYNLCKNYACQVSQYIYQQFKKDYKSHLNKIDTYMNNNYFF is encoded by the coding sequence ATGAAAATCGAAAGTCGACTTGATTTTCGTAATTTTGACGGTTTATTGCCAGTCCATATTGATatagataaaataaacgaagaaaagaaaacatgtaaatatattagtGGGAATGTAAATCcagatatatataataaaaatacaaataataaactTACAAAAGTTATAGGAGggaattatatatatgatataataaaagaaaataaaaatgaaaataagGTTCTTTTAGGAAATGGATCTAGTAGTATTGTAATTACAACTTTAATAGGTCCTAATTCCAATaattcaatatataataaaaattatgaggattctttatttcatataaaaataaaaaatattcaagGTTATCGTACAGaaagagaaaaaatatttgaacAAGTTATAACGaaattatttgaaaaaatattagaccaaaatttatataaatttcaACAATTTTCTGTACGAGttcaaatattatatgaatgttcttttattttatcaagtataataaattctattatattaaattttatatataataatataagtctaaattatgtaataaattCTATAAATATTGGTATAGtagataaagaaaaatatgaacaatttATCAAGCAAAAATATACATCATCAgaatatacatttttagaaaattctttgaaatatcatataaatgaaaatacaGATCAatatcaaataaataaagatcAAAACTTATTTTATACAACATATAATTCTACATATATACCCAAAATTCTTTTAGATCCATTAGATGAAGAAATACAAACTTATTGTAGTAGTgctttttgttttgttaTTGCTCCTGATTATCATAAAGTTTTATCAAATTatcttataaaaaataactTGGGGATATCATctgatatatataacttatGTAAAAATTATGCTTGTCAGGTTTctcaatatatataccagCAGTTTAAAAAGGATTATAAATCTCActtaaataaaattgacacatatatgaataataattatttcttctAA